AACGCGGTTCGTAATGCTCCCCCTTGCGCTTAAAAAAAATCTTGTCTTCTACCAACATCAAGTGGCAGGCATAACACTGCTGGGGTGTCTGTTCCGAAAAAAGAAGTTGAGCCAGGGATGCAGGGGTGGCATTTTCTGCAGCTTCAACCAGAAATTCCCAAGCCACAGCAAGGTTTTCGGGGTCAACAAGGCTCTGGCTTTGGGTCAAAAAGCTGGGGATATCAGCTGGATCAAAGGGGGCAGCCGCTACTTGATATTCAACCCGTTGGGGACGTAGCTTGTGGGATTGCCCCCGTCCATCAATGACGATCCAGTCTTTTTTTCCTTCAGGACGTTCAGCTACAGCAAGTACTCGTTCTCCCTGCAGCCTGAACTCGATCAATTGTCCTTTTTCCACCAGCTTTGTTGCCTAACGCGACTATACAAAAGCAACTCTAAAGTTAGCCCTTAGAATCGCTTGGCATCACTTTAGCCTTCTTTGTTGATGAAGGGCAACAGGGCTACCATGCGCGCCCGTTTGATGGCGGTATTGACATCGCGTTGTTGACGGGCAGTGAGTCCGGTGATCCGTCGGGGCAAAATTTTGCCGCGCTCGGTGACAAACTTCCGAAGAAGTTCGACATCTTTGTAATCGATGGGCTGGCTGGGGGGAATGGGAGATAAACGTTTACGGTAGTAAGCCATGGCTAATGAATAGTTTCAAAAATAATGAGTTCGTGGATAAAGTAAAAATCTAGAATTTTTCAGCTAAGTATCCCAAGCGGTTGGGAGAACTCTAGCGGGCTTCTACTTGATTTCTTTATGGATTGTGTGGGCGTTGCAATGGGGACAGAACTTTTTGATTTCAAGTCGTCCGGTGGTATTGCGACGGTTTTTGCTAGTGGTATAGCGGGAAACGCCATTGGAGCGCTTGTTTGTATTAGTGCGACATTCAGTGCATTCCAGGGTAATGGTAATGCGGACGCCTTTTTTGCTTGCCATAATTTTTACGAGGTTAGCGGTTTTGGCCCGCTAAGGTTTACACACAAATTTCTATTTTTGCATATTTTGTCTTAGGTCGGCAAGGATCTGCTTGAGACGTAAATCAAGGGAAAACCCCCTCTGGGTCTGAATCATATAGGTTTCAGCAACCCGGTCATGGAACGCTTGGTTGAATTCTTCATCGGCGATCGCAATACCGCAGGAGGCCAATAGGGGCGAAACCAGCAAGATCAAAGAAATGCCATTGCCCATGAGGAAAAAGCTTTGGATGCCGTACATAGCCAGCATTGCTGCAACCCCTAAGATGCCTTCTCGCTTGCTGAGGTTGATAATTTCCGGCACTCGGTAGCGCACATCAATCACTTGCATATCGAAGGCCCAACTGCCGGGGCTCTGGCCCCGATTACGACTCACCAGAAAAACCCTCAAGCCAAACCAGGTGACGAGAAAAACGAACCATTGGAGAGAAACTCCCCCCAAACCGCTAACAAGCCAGGTGGTGACAAAATCTACAAAGAATGCCCAAAAGCGTCGATCAAGGGGGACTTTTGGGAAGCGACGGACGGGGCGGTAGTCTTCTTCGTCGTACATCGGCAAGGTTGTTTGTGAGGCTATTGGGCATAGACAGAGATTGCTTCTATTGTAGAGGTTTGGGGAAACGGGGCCATGGATTTATTCTGGCAGTTGTTGCGATCGCCAACCTTGGGCATTTTTTTCGAGCGATCGCCAAGTTTTCCCCTCTGGTTGTCGCTGGAGATAGAGATCAAAGGCATTGTGTCGTCGGTTTTCGCTCCGTTGGGAGGGAAAAGTGAGGGTCAGATCATAAGTCCCCTGGAGGTGATAGACGGGTAGCCCTTGAAGAAAAAATGAATCTAGGGTTTGCACTTGAATATTTTGGGGCGCTGGGATCGGAGCTGTTGCAGCAATGGTACGGCTCAGTTGTTGGTAGTGGGTTTCTAGCTTGTAGGCGATCGCCCGCTGAATCACCGCACCGTCAGGAGCAAATTCCCTCGGCGCTGCTGCCGTGGCACATCCCCCCAGTCCAAAAAGAAGGCAACAATAGCCCAGGCTGATCAAAGTTGAGGCCAACCGCCGGAGTGTCGTCTTTCGGCGGCGACCAATCTCAACCAAGCCCATTGCCAGGAAAA
The nucleotide sequence above comes from [Synechococcus] sp. NIES-970. Encoded proteins:
- the rpsR gene encoding ribosomal protein S18, with protein sequence MAYYRKRLSPIPPSQPIDYKDVELLRKFVTERGKILPRRITGLTARQQRDVNTAIKRARMVALLPFINKEG
- the rpmG gene encoding ribosomal protein L33, with protein sequence MASKKGVRITITLECTECRTNTNKRSNGVSRYTTSKNRRNTTGRLEIKKFCPHCNAHTIHKEIK
- a CDS encoding RDD family protein — its product is MYDEEDYRPVRRFPKVPLDRRFWAFFVDFVTTWLVSGLGGVSLQWFVFLVTWFGLRVFLVSRNRGQSPGSWAFDMQVIDVRYRVPEIINLSKREGILGVAAMLAMYGIQSFFLMGNGISLILLVSPLLASCGIAIADEEFNQAFHDRVAETYMIQTQRGFSLDLRLKQILADLRQNMQK
- a CDS encoding hypothetical protein (conserved hypothetical protein), with product MGLVEIGRRRKTTLRRLASTLISLGYCCLLFGLGGCATAAAPREFAPDGAVIQRAIAYKLETHYQQLSRTIAATAPIPAPQNIQVQTLDSFFLQGLPVYHLQGTYDLTLTFPSQRSENRRHNAFDLYLQRQPEGKTWRSLEKNAQGWRSQQLPE